Proteins encoded within one genomic window of Sphingomonas sp. NBWT7:
- a CDS encoding TonB-dependent siderophore receptor, whose protein sequence is MRRLAAALGLFGAVPATAQDAADAAAPRDDIVVLGTRSTRDATLSSDRATELMSQSSRSLEQDILRAAGTYRLSDALELVSASSQQNNRGGFADNFAIRGFLSTADGGGEYYVDGFISNRGSAPARDPATIERIEILKGPAGAVFGDIDPAGRVNMVSKTPRFAPAASASVQYGSFDTRRIELDATGPLSGTLAARIVVAAEDSDGYRDFVGLRRRVVSPSLTWRPSDTVRLTYLAQHIAYDAPFDRGVVAIGGDPLALPPSRFLGEPSNGDTRARDTRHQLTGEARLTDRWSVVGGIAYREGTLRGFSADQSRLVDGRTLWRQRRARGYEVEDLSARFELRGEIAALGTHRASIGVKAYRLDYLELLDRRNPSAAAPYAIDIFQPVYGVAQALPLLPSIDQRETRHVLSFYAQDAWSVTDRLDVVGGIRLDAYRQRLDRNLVDAATVSRAQPVNFRLGARYALDDAISFHANWGESFQLNSGSGAGGAAFAPERGRGFEVGAAGRWRGFDVGITYFDIRKNNVLTTDPADANFLAPVGSLTSRGVEFDASLRVARRWQAVVNYAWTRARNDDRSFATPLALNVPDHSGTALVVHRFDGGTGGDWLLSGGVAYVGKRSGATDASGLILPAYVKAKAAVEVPLSTTLTLRGEVDNLFDKRYAQSSYNSFWIYPGAPRTLRATLRGAF, encoded by the coding sequence ATGCGCCGGCTTGCGGCGGCACTCGGACTATTCGGCGCCGTGCCCGCGACGGCGCAGGACGCGGCCGACGCGGCGGCGCCGCGCGACGATATCGTCGTGCTCGGTACGCGCAGCACGCGTGACGCGACGCTGTCGTCGGATCGTGCAACCGAATTGATGTCGCAATCGAGCCGGTCGCTCGAGCAGGATATATTGCGCGCCGCGGGCACCTATCGCCTCAGCGACGCGCTCGAACTGGTCAGTGCGAGCAGCCAGCAGAACAACCGTGGCGGCTTTGCCGACAATTTCGCGATCCGCGGCTTTCTCAGCACGGCGGACGGCGGCGGCGAATATTACGTCGATGGGTTCATCTCCAACCGCGGCAGCGCGCCGGCACGTGATCCCGCGACGATCGAGCGGATCGAAATCCTGAAGGGTCCGGCAGGCGCCGTGTTCGGCGACATCGACCCCGCCGGCCGCGTCAACATGGTGAGCAAGACGCCGCGCTTCGCCCCCGCGGCGTCGGCGAGCGTGCAATACGGCTCGTTCGACACGCGGCGGATCGAGCTCGACGCGACGGGGCCGCTGAGTGGCACGCTAGCCGCGCGGATCGTCGTCGCGGCGGAGGACAGCGACGGCTATCGCGATTTCGTCGGGCTTCGAAGGCGCGTCGTCTCGCCGTCGCTCACCTGGCGGCCATCGGACACGGTGCGGCTGACCTATCTGGCGCAGCATATCGCCTATGATGCGCCGTTCGACCGCGGCGTGGTGGCGATCGGCGGCGATCCGCTCGCCCTGCCGCCGTCGCGCTTCCTGGGGGAGCCGTCGAACGGCGACACGCGTGCGCGCGATACGCGGCATCAGCTCACCGGCGAGGCGCGGCTGACCGATCGCTGGTCGGTCGTCGGCGGCATCGCCTATCGAGAAGGAACGCTGCGCGGCTTCTCGGCGGATCAATCGCGCCTGGTCGACGGTCGGACGCTGTGGCGGCAGCGGCGCGCGCGCGGTTACGAGGTCGAGGATCTGTCGGCGCGGTTCGAACTGCGCGGCGAGATCGCGGCACTCGGCACGCATCGCGCAAGCATCGGCGTGAAGGCGTACCGGCTCGACTATCTCGAACTCCTCGACCGCCGCAATCCGAGCGCGGCGGCGCCTTATGCGATCGATATCTTCCAACCCGTCTACGGCGTCGCGCAGGCGCTGCCGCTGCTGCCGAGCATCGACCAGCGCGAGACGCGGCACGTGCTGTCATTCTACGCGCAGGACGCCTGGTCGGTCACCGACAGGCTCGATGTCGTCGGTGGGATCCGCCTCGACGCCTATCGCCAGCGGCTAGATCGCAACCTGGTCGACGCGGCGACCGTGTCGCGCGCGCAGCCCGTCAACTTCCGGTTGGGGGCGCGCTACGCGCTCGACGACGCGATCTCGTTCCACGCCAATTGGGGCGAATCGTTTCAGCTCAATTCGGGCAGCGGGGCGGGCGGCGCGGCGTTCGCGCCCGAGCGTGGGCGCGGCTTTGAAGTGGGCGCGGCGGGGCGGTGGCGCGGGTTCGATGTCGGCATCACCTATTTCGACATCCGCAAGAACAACGTGCTGACCACCGATCCCGCCGACGCCAATTTTCTTGCGCCCGTCGGATCGCTGACCAGCCGGGGGGTGGAGTTCGATGCGTCGCTGCGCGTCGCGCGGCGCTGGCAGGCGGTGGTCAACTACGCCTGGACGCGTGCGCGCAACGACGACCGATCGTTCGCGACGCCGCTCGCACTCAACGTGCCCGATCATTCGGGAACGGCGCTTGTGGTGCATCGGTTCGACGGCGGTACCGGCGGGGACTGGCTGTTGAGCGGCGGCGTCGCCTATGTCGGCAAGCGATCGGGCGCGACCGACGCCAGCGGGCTGATCCTCCCCGCCTACGTCAAGGCGAAGGCGGCGGTGGAGGTGCCGCTGTCGACCACGCTGACGCTGCGCGGCGAAGTCGATAACCTGTTCGACAAGCGCTACGCACAGAGCTCGTACAATTCGTTCTGGATCTATCCCGGCGCGCCGCGCACGCTGCGCGCCACGCTGCGGGGAGCATTCTGA
- a CDS encoding DUF885 family protein yields MSTATWPRLACALLLSASFPATAQVQGPAPAQSPAPAPSPVQPRPDRATPAVPAEDARLYAFLDQQFAEQLRQQPQLATRLGMKEGQDRLDDISDAAALQQLEWRRRSVAAMKAQFDRAKLSPAAQTNYDIWALELDRAELGYRFRQYTPPFYSFLYSAHARLPDFMINTHTVQDVADMRAYVARLRGIPAVLDEAIAQTRRSDAAGVRAPKFQVERIITGSRAITSGAPFDGAAPSPLLADAQAKVAKLRAANKVTPAEADALLADTRTALLALKPAYGRVIAWAQAALPTAPSGTVGAGSLPGGAAWYAAALQLNTTTDLTAEQIHQLGLKEVTRIEAEQDALAKQAGFADRVAYYADRERRNPPVPWTDALRADYLRDANAAIARNRTLLPKFFGLLPEHRMEVVREPSFSEVAGGAAHAAGPSPDGARPGRVYVHLLGNTSDPSPDAIVDLMCHEGVPGHVMQGDIQVRQKAGPRFRQTARYVAFGEGWALYAEALCKEMGAFPDLASDFMRLEAELFRAARLVADTGIHAKGWSEDKAVDYMVTTGRASPDQARSEVRRYITLPGQATGYKIGMLKIVELRRKAERALGPKFDIKSFHDLLIGSGSLPLSILERQVDAWIAARA; encoded by the coding sequence ATGAGCACTGCAACCTGGCCGCGACTGGCGTGCGCGCTCCTCCTCTCCGCATCGTTCCCGGCCACGGCGCAGGTACAGGGACCGGCCCCGGCCCAATCGCCCGCCCCGGCCCCATCGCCCGTCCAGCCGCGTCCCGACCGGGCGACCCCCGCGGTACCGGCTGAGGACGCCCGCCTCTACGCCTTCCTCGACCAGCAGTTCGCCGAACAGCTGCGCCAGCAGCCGCAACTCGCGACGCGGCTCGGCATGAAGGAGGGGCAGGACCGGCTCGACGACATCAGCGATGCCGCCGCGCTCCAGCAACTCGAATGGCGCCGCCGCAGCGTCGCGGCGATGAAGGCACAGTTCGATCGCGCGAAACTCTCCCCCGCCGCGCAGACCAATTACGACATCTGGGCGCTCGAACTCGACCGCGCGGAGCTCGGCTATCGTTTCCGCCAGTACACGCCCCCCTTCTACTCCTTCCTCTACTCGGCGCACGCGCGGCTGCCCGATTTCATGATCAACACGCACACCGTGCAGGATGTCGCCGACATGCGTGCCTACGTCGCGCGGCTGCGCGGCATCCCCGCGGTGCTCGACGAGGCAATCGCGCAGACGCGGCGCTCGGACGCCGCCGGCGTCCGCGCGCCCAAGTTCCAGGTCGAACGGATCATCACGGGCAGCCGTGCGATCACCAGCGGCGCGCCGTTCGACGGCGCGGCCCCCTCGCCGCTGCTTGCCGACGCGCAGGCGAAGGTCGCCAAGCTGCGCGCCGCGAACAAGGTGACGCCGGCCGAGGCCGATGCGCTGCTCGCCGACACTCGCACCGCGCTGCTCGCGCTGAAGCCAGCCTACGGCCGTGTGATCGCCTGGGCACAGGCGGCGCTCCCGACCGCGCCGAGCGGCACGGTCGGCGCAGGCTCGCTGCCGGGCGGCGCAGCGTGGTACGCCGCCGCGTTGCAGCTCAACACGACGACCGATCTCACCGCCGAGCAGATCCACCAGCTCGGCCTGAAGGAAGTGACGCGGATCGAGGCGGAGCAGGACGCGCTCGCCAAGCAGGCGGGGTTCGCCGATCGCGTCGCCTATTATGCCGACCGCGAGCGCCGCAACCCGCCAGTGCCGTGGACCGACGCGCTGCGCGCCGATTACCTGCGCGATGCCAATGCCGCGATCGCACGCAACCGCACGCTGCTGCCCAAATTCTTCGGGCTGCTGCCGGAGCATCGCATGGAAGTGGTGCGCGAGCCGTCGTTCAGCGAAGTGGCGGGCGGCGCCGCGCACGCCGCGGGGCCGAGCCCCGACGGCGCGCGGCCCGGGCGCGTCTACGTCCACCTGCTCGGCAATACGAGCGATCCGTCGCCCGACGCGATCGTCGACCTGATGTGCCACGAGGGCGTCCCCGGCCACGTGATGCAGGGCGATATCCAGGTGCGCCAGAAGGCCGGCCCGCGCTTCCGCCAGACCGCGCGCTACGTCGCGTTCGGCGAGGGCTGGGCGCTCTATGCCGAGGCGTTGTGCAAGGAAATGGGCGCCTTCCCCGATCTCGCGAGCGACTTCATGCGATTGGAGGCGGAGTTGTTCCGCGCCGCCCGTCTGGTGGCCGATACCGGCATCCACGCCAAGGGCTGGAGCGAGGACAAGGCGGTCGATTATATGGTCACCACCGGCCGCGCCTCGCCCGATCAGGCCCGCTCCGAGGTGCGCCGCTACATCACGCTGCCGGGCCAGGCGACGGGCTACAAGATCGGCATGCTCAAGATCGTCGAGCTGCGCCGCAAGGCGGAACGGGCGCTCGGCCCCAAGTTCGACATCAAGTCGTTCCACGATCTGCTGATCGGCTCGGGCTCGCTCCCGCTGTCGATCCTCGAGCGCCAGGTCGACGCCTGGATCGCCGCCCGCGCGTAA
- a CDS encoding MHYT domain-containing protein — translation MPPMIMNGTHDSYLVILSLAVAAFASFTALSLAGRIRASQGQWRRVWLAAAAVTLGGGIWSMHFVAMLAFSMPGMTMSYDPGLTVGSLALAIGFTAAGLATIDWQHAASRRTGAAGLLIATGVVAMHYVGMAAMRMPATVRYDPRWVTLSVAIAVVAATAAVWLASREQGLRGRVLAAGVMGAAIAGMHYAGMYAATFTASAQIDAATGVASVGQAYLAVAISIVTILILLLSLGAARVERAFQGARRREARSALRLEVADILRGDDAEVALSRVAELLGTHFRVARAGFGDLDPEADVFDYRLCWTDGSVPRLTGRFPAAAFGRRIAQALGNGETVVIDDIFSAALSDEQGAHDTARLGDTRAILVVPFVRDGRLRTIVYLNSRQPRAWRSDEVTFMEEIADRIRLVIERVRAEAQLRELNATLEARVDARTRELRLAEQARRETDELYRAYFENAPDPLFVIGVAADGGFVVEQVNPAHERGVGYPLEQIRGKRIDDILPRRAAERVIGTYHHVVATRAIHRYREVVTLGGVPQHWDTTLVPLQGPDGAIVKVIGSSRDITAQVSAEDALRQSQKMEAMGQLTGGVAHDFNNLLTPIMGVLDRLHRKGMGDERDRRLIGGALQSAERARVLVQRLLSFARRQPLQPVPVDVAALVTGIVELVASAIGPTVRIEVAAPDGLPAALADANQLEMALLNLSVNARDAMPDGGTLRIAVDQVAVTPDSGDRADPGGPPAGQYVCLTVTDTGVGMDDETRLRAIEPFFSTKGVGRGTGLGLSMAHGLAAQLGGALTIESRPNQGTTIALWLPQSAQVAIAAPPLYDVTAPERGGSALLVDDEDAVRESAAQMLADLGFAVTSAASAEEAWGLIERGFAPDLLVTDHVMPGMTGGELAAAVRDRTTATKVLIISGYAEEGGIPATLSRLTKPFVQADLAAALRRL, via the coding sequence ATGCCGCCGATGATCATGAACGGTACGCACGACAGTTACCTGGTGATCCTTTCCCTCGCGGTTGCAGCCTTTGCGTCGTTCACCGCGCTCAGTCTCGCTGGTCGGATCCGGGCATCGCAGGGGCAGTGGCGGCGGGTGTGGCTGGCCGCTGCGGCGGTCACGCTGGGCGGCGGCATCTGGTCGATGCACTTCGTGGCGATGCTTGCTTTCTCGATGCCGGGCATGACGATGAGCTACGACCCGGGGCTGACGGTCGGTTCGCTCGCTCTGGCGATCGGCTTCACCGCCGCCGGGCTGGCGACGATCGACTGGCAGCACGCGGCCTCGCGACGGACCGGCGCCGCCGGTCTGCTGATCGCCACGGGTGTCGTCGCGATGCACTATGTCGGCATGGCGGCGATGCGGATGCCCGCGACGGTGCGCTACGACCCGCGCTGGGTCACGCTCTCGGTTGCGATCGCGGTGGTCGCGGCGACCGCCGCCGTTTGGCTCGCGTCGCGCGAGCAGGGCTTGCGCGGGCGGGTACTTGCCGCCGGCGTGATGGGCGCGGCGATCGCGGGGATGCATTACGCCGGCATGTACGCCGCGACCTTCACGGCGTCGGCGCAAATCGACGCGGCGACAGGCGTCGCGAGTGTCGGCCAAGCCTATCTCGCCGTCGCGATCAGCATCGTCACGATACTGATCCTGCTGTTGTCGCTCGGCGCGGCGCGCGTGGAGCGGGCATTCCAGGGCGCTCGGCGGCGCGAGGCACGTAGCGCCCTTCGCCTCGAAGTCGCCGATATTCTGCGCGGCGACGATGCTGAGGTGGCGCTGTCGCGGGTCGCGGAGCTGCTGGGTACGCATTTCCGCGTGGCGCGCGCCGGTTTCGGGGACCTCGATCCGGAAGCCGACGTATTCGATTATCGCCTGTGCTGGACCGACGGATCGGTGCCGCGATTAACCGGGCGGTTCCCGGCCGCAGCCTTCGGCCGCCGGATCGCGCAGGCGCTGGGCAACGGCGAGACCGTTGTCATCGACGATATCTTCAGCGCCGCCTTGAGCGACGAGCAGGGTGCGCACGATACCGCGCGGCTGGGCGATACTCGCGCGATCCTGGTCGTGCCGTTCGTGCGCGACGGACGGCTGCGAACGATCGTGTACCTCAACAGCCGTCAGCCGCGCGCCTGGCGGTCGGACGAGGTGACCTTCATGGAGGAGATCGCCGACCGCATTCGTCTGGTCATCGAACGCGTGCGCGCAGAGGCGCAGCTGCGCGAGCTCAACGCCACGCTGGAGGCGCGGGTGGACGCGCGGACGCGCGAGCTGCGGCTCGCGGAACAGGCACGGCGCGAGACCGACGAGCTGTACCGCGCCTATTTCGAGAACGCCCCCGATCCGTTGTTCGTCATCGGTGTGGCGGCAGACGGCGGCTTCGTCGTCGAACAGGTGAACCCGGCGCACGAGCGGGGCGTCGGCTATCCGCTCGAGCAGATACGTGGCAAGCGAATCGACGACATCCTGCCCCGCCGAGCGGCCGAACGCGTCATCGGCACCTATCATCACGTCGTCGCGACGCGCGCGATCCATCGTTATCGCGAAGTCGTGACGCTGGGCGGTGTGCCGCAGCATTGGGATACGACGCTGGTGCCGCTGCAAGGCCCGGATGGCGCGATCGTCAAGGTAATCGGATCAAGCCGTGACATCACCGCGCAGGTTTCGGCGGAAGATGCGCTGCGCCAGTCGCAGAAGATGGAAGCGATGGGGCAGCTGACCGGCGGCGTGGCGCACGATTTCAACAATCTGCTGACGCCGATCATGGGTGTGCTCGACCGGCTGCATCGCAAGGGCATGGGTGACGAGCGTGACCGGCGCCTGATTGGCGGCGCGCTGCAATCGGCGGAGCGCGCGCGCGTTCTCGTCCAGCGGCTGTTGTCGTTCGCGCGGCGCCAGCCGTTGCAGCCGGTACCGGTCGACGTCGCGGCGCTCGTCACCGGCATCGTCGAGCTCGTCGCGAGCGCGATCGGGCCGACGGTGCGGATCGAGGTGGCGGCGCCGGACGGGCTGCCCGCCGCGCTGGCGGATGCGAACCAGCTGGAGATGGCGTTGCTCAACCTCAGCGTGAATGCGCGCGATGCGATGCCGGACGGCGGGACGCTGCGCATCGCGGTCGATCAGGTGGCGGTCACGCCGGACAGCGGCGATCGTGCTGACCCGGGTGGGCCGCCGGCGGGCCAATATGTGTGCCTCACCGTTACCGATACCGGGGTGGGGATGGACGATGAAACGCGCCTGCGCGCGATCGAACCCTTTTTCTCGACCAAGGGCGTCGGGCGCGGGACCGGGCTCGGCCTATCGATGGCGCATGGTCTGGCCGCGCAGCTGGGCGGCGCACTGACGATCGAAAGCCGGCCGAACCAGGGCACGACGATCGCCTTGTGGCTACCGCAGAGTGCGCAGGTCGCGATCGCAGCGCCGCCATTGTACGATGTCACCGCCCCCGAGCGCGGCGGCAGCGCGCTGCTGGTCGACGACGAGGATGCAGTGCGCGAATCCGCTGCGCAGATGCTGGCCGATCTGGGCTTCGCGGTGACAAGCGCCGCGTCTGCGGAGGAAGCCTGGGGGCTGATCGAACGCGGGTTCGCGCCCGACCTGCTGGTGACCGACCATGTCATGCCGGGAATGACGGGGGGCGAGCTCGCCGCGGCGGTGCGCGACCGAACCACCGCGACCAAGGTGCTCATCATTTCGGGCTATGCCGAGGAGGGGGGGATCCCGGCGACGCTTTCCCGCCTGACGAAGCCGTTCGTGCAGGCCGATCTCGCCGCCGCGCTGCGCCGATTGTAG
- a CDS encoding M48 family metalloprotease, producing the protein MRTFVLIPAAAALFLSPAAASAQTTRSISQIDRAQGAQASPQLVAEYGGRYDGPQAAFVERVGKRVALQSGLSNAQGDFTVQLLNSPVENAFAIPGGYIYVTRQLLALMNSEDELAFVMGHEVGHVAARHSAGRQRTSTIGGVLAGIVGAAVGNSALGQLVAGGAQRASQLYGLKYGRDQEYQADGLGVRYVAGAGYDPAAAPLILGQLGASTSLTARASGGDANAVPTWLSTHPSSNDRVARARALAQQAGRGGAGAAQDTAFLRMLDGLRYDDDPAQGVIDGQTFRHPAMRIKFIAPPGYKIANSTQAVTVQGPRGQAQLSAAPAGARDPAAAVVQQFQKLGARVSSEQVQPVTIDGRPASSATVSATANNQRIDATVVAMPLNGATYLWTIVTPAGSGAAAFEPLLASFTTLTTREAEAVRGKRIRIHTVRAGDTIDTLARQMAYADLQRDRFLTINGLAPDARLVPGTLVKLVVTG; encoded by the coding sequence TTGCGCACCTTTGTCCTGATCCCCGCGGCTGCGGCGCTGTTTCTCTCGCCCGCCGCGGCTTCCGCGCAGACGACACGCTCGATATCGCAGATCGATCGGGCACAGGGCGCACAGGCCAGTCCGCAGCTCGTTGCCGAATATGGCGGGCGCTACGATGGCCCGCAGGCGGCGTTCGTCGAACGCGTCGGCAAGCGCGTCGCGCTGCAATCGGGCCTGTCGAACGCGCAGGGCGACTTCACCGTCCAGCTGCTCAACTCGCCGGTCGAGAACGCCTTCGCGATCCCCGGCGGGTATATCTATGTGACGCGGCAGCTGCTGGCGCTGATGAACAGCGAGGACGAACTGGCGTTCGTCATGGGGCACGAAGTGGGGCATGTCGCGGCGCGTCACTCGGCCGGGCGCCAGCGCACCTCGACGATCGGCGGGGTGCTCGCCGGGATCGTCGGCGCGGCGGTGGGCAATTCGGCGCTGGGACAACTGGTGGCGGGCGGTGCGCAGCGCGCCTCGCAGCTCTACGGACTGAAATACGGGCGCGACCAGGAATATCAGGCCGATGGTCTCGGCGTGCGCTATGTCGCCGGCGCGGGCTATGATCCCGCCGCGGCGCCGCTGATCCTCGGGCAGCTGGGCGCGAGCACGTCGCTGACCGCGCGCGCGTCGGGGGGCGATGCCAATGCCGTTCCAACGTGGCTGAGCACGCATCCCTCCAGCAACGATCGCGTCGCGCGGGCCCGCGCGCTTGCGCAGCAGGCGGGGCGCGGCGGGGCGGGGGCGGCGCAGGACACGGCGTTCCTGCGGATGCTCGATGGGCTGCGGTACGACGACGATCCGGCGCAGGGCGTGATCGACGGGCAGACGTTCCGCCATCCGGCGATGCGCATCAAGTTCATCGCGCCGCCGGGTTACAAAATCGCCAATTCGACGCAGGCGGTGACGGTGCAGGGGCCGCGCGGACAGGCGCAGCTGAGTGCAGCGCCCGCCGGCGCGCGCGATCCCGCCGCCGCCGTCGTCCAGCAATTCCAGAAGCTCGGCGCGCGCGTGTCGAGCGAGCAGGTCCAGCCTGTAACGATCGACGGCCGCCCCGCGTCGAGCGCTACCGTCTCCGCAACCGCCAACAACCAGCGCATCGATGCGACGGTGGTGGCGATGCCGCTGAACGGCGCGACATATCTGTGGACGATCGTGACGCCGGCAGGGAGCGGCGCTGCCGCGTTCGAGCCGCTGCTGGCGAGCTTCACGACGCTGACCACCCGCGAGGCCGAGGCGGTGCGCGGTAAGCGCATCCGCATCCACACCGTCCGCGCGGGCGACACGATCGACACGCTTGCCCGGCAGATGGCCTATGCCGATCTGCAGCGCGATCGCTTCCTGACGATCAACGGCCTTGCCCCCGACGCGCGGTTGGTGCCCGGCACGCTGGTGAAGCTGGTCGTCACAGGCTGA
- a CDS encoding formate/nitrite transporter family protein: MNDTHADAAYEQREAEERSAPPARVVHAAVTEQGTDELARPAASLFWSAFAAGIAIMASLWVSGALHVMLPRARWTDAVVALGYPFGFLIVILGRLQLFTEHTAVAALPVIRAPGVAALARLMRLWGIVLGANIIGAAAVSAAAALVAVQSPDILRGMLDVSLKLLDRSAGETLLQGIPAGFLIASIAWIRSATEGSGFWVVFAVTYAIALGGFAHVIAGATEAFLLAWHGDATIGWALGGFILPALLGNIIGGTGLFALLAHAQVRNER; encoded by the coding sequence ATGAACGACACGCACGCGGATGCCGCCTACGAGCAACGTGAGGCGGAGGAGCGCAGCGCGCCGCCAGCGCGCGTCGTCCATGCCGCCGTGACGGAACAGGGCACGGACGAACTCGCCCGCCCCGCCGCTTCCTTGTTCTGGTCGGCCTTTGCCGCTGGCATCGCCATCATGGCTTCGCTCTGGGTCAGCGGTGCACTGCATGTGATGCTGCCCCGCGCGCGCTGGACCGATGCCGTCGTCGCGCTCGGCTATCCCTTCGGCTTCCTGATCGTTATCCTGGGCCGGCTGCAATTGTTTACCGAACATACCGCGGTCGCCGCGCTGCCCGTGATCCGCGCGCCTGGCGTGGCCGCTCTCGCGCGCCTGATGCGGCTGTGGGGCATCGTGCTCGGCGCTAATATAATCGGTGCGGCGGCGGTCAGCGCGGCAGCGGCACTCGTCGCGGTCCAATCCCCCGATATTCTGCGCGGCATGCTCGACGTCTCGCTCAAGCTGCTCGACCGGTCGGCGGGAGAGACGTTGCTTCAAGGAATACCGGCAGGCTTCCTGATCGCCTCGATCGCCTGGATCCGCTCCGCGACGGAGGGAAGCGGCTTCTGGGTCGTCTTTGCGGTCACCTATGCCATCGCGCTGGGCGGCTTCGCGCACGTCATCGCCGGCGCGACCGAAGCGTTCCTCCTCGCGTGGCACGGCGATGCGACGATAGGCTGGGCGCTGGGCGGATTTATCCTCCCCGCACTGCTCGGCAACATCATCGGCGGAACCGGCCTTTTTGCCCTGCTTGCCCACGCGCAGGTACGAAACGAACGCTAA